The following proteins come from a genomic window of Dreissena polymorpha isolate Duluth1 chromosome 1, UMN_Dpol_1.0, whole genome shotgun sequence:
- the LOC127878875 gene encoding origin recognition complex subunit 5-like isoform X2, with translation MTPPALFLYGHTSTGKSLVLGSILKSSQVLHVIVNCVECYSQRFLFEHVLNAIRADGAAILDTSTLIKCDNMSDFVRLLQQEVVAKKLDMQTVYIVLDKAERLRDMEQNILPAFLRLQELTGLNLCTILVSEIVWEKYRFGTGFLEPLVIQFPDYSKDELVEIICHDRPEDYPEGFYNMYVNLVLNIFYYACRNLKELRHLVTLNFKTYVQPINSGEATMGDTKKLWKHIEPHLKKALCTLYLREVSSSQWERYQQEIETADNVGLQGLTHRSHVELPYYSKYLLIAAYLASYNPAKSDRKFFAKNSGKVNKKVQLNQAKKKDRTSNHMLGPKPFPLDRLLAIFYSIVEGRVAPTANIFMQITSLVSLHFLGHATGEDQIEQPKYKCLVSLDFIKAVSRTVNFEVTRYLYDFA, from the exons GTGCTCCATGTGATCGTGAACTGTGTCGAGTGTTACAGTCAGAGGTTCCTGTTTGAACACGTTCTCAATGCAATTCGCGCTGACGGGGCAGCCATATTGGACACCAGCACACTTATCAAGTGCGATAACATGAGCGACTTTGTACGTTTACTCCAACAGGAAGTTGTAGCAAAGAAGCTTGATATGCAGACTGTGTATatt GTGCTTGACAAAGCCGAGCGTCTGCGTGACATGGAGCAGAACATTCTCCCAGCATTCCTCAGGCTTCAGGAACTG ACTGGTTTGAACCTGTGTACGATACTGGTGTCTGAGATAGTGTGGGAGAAGTACCGCTTTGGGACAGGATTCCTGGAGCCCCTTGTAATACAGTTCCCAGACTACTCCAAAG ATGAGTTAGTTGAGATCATCTGCCATGACCGACCTGAGGACTATCCTGAGGGTTTCTACAATATGTATGTGAACCTGGTTCTCAATATCTTCTACTACGCCTGCAGGAACCTCAAAGAATTGCGGCACTTG GTGACACTAAATTTCAAGACTTATGTCCAGCCTATCAATAGTGGAGAAG CCACAATGGGTGACACCAAGAAGCTCTGGAAGCACATTGAGCCACATCTGAAGAAGGCGCTGTGCACGCTTTATCTACGTGAGGTCTCAAGCTCTCAGTGGGAACGATACCAGCAGGAAATTGAGACAGCAGACAATGTAGGGCTGCAAG GTTTGACCCACAGGTCCCACGTAGAGTTGCCCTATTACTCCAAGTACCTGCTGATTGCCGCGTACCTCGCCTCGTACAATCCTGCCAAGTCTGACCGCAAGTTCTTTGCAAAGAATTCTGGGAAAGTTAACAAGAAAGTTCAGCTAAACCAGGCCAAAAAGAAAGACAGG ACCAGCAACCACATGTTGGGTCCGAAGCCTTTCCCACTAGATCGACTTCTAGCCATATTCTACTCCATTGTTGAGGGGAGAGTAGCTCCTACTGCAAATATTTTCATGCAG aTTACCTCCCTTGTGAGTCTCCACTTCCTTGGTCATGCTACGGGGGAGGATCAAATAGAGCAGCCCAAATACAAGTGTTTAGTCTCTCTGGACTTCATTAAGGCTGTGTCAAG GACTGTCAATTTTGAGGTGACAAGATATTTATATGACTTTGCCTGA